The DNA segment GGCCCAGCGCGCAGGCATGAGCCGGGCGGTGTTTCATCGCAAGTTTAAACAGGCAACAACGATGTCGCCGATCCAGTTTGTGAAGTCGATGCGCCTCAACAACGCGGCGATGAAGATTGCGGGGGGCATGACCGTGACAGAAGCAGCCATGGAGGTGGGTTACCTGAGTGCGTCTCAGTTCAGCCGAGAGTTCAAACGGATGTATGGGCAATCTCCCAGGCAATGGAGTGATGCCCAACACCTCCCTTCGGGAATGGCGTGATGGGACAAAAATGCTTTGGTGAGCTGCGGCTGGAAGCGGCTAATAATTCGGGGGCGTGAGCCTTTGACGCTATCCCGGTCCAAACGGGTGGCACTGAGTTTCAGCCGCAGGTCTGGCAGGCGCTGCGGATGATTCCGCCGGGTTGCGTGACTCGCTATGGTGACTTGGCTCGGCAACTGGGACGTCCTAAGGCCATCCGTGCTGTGAGGGTGACTTGCCGTGAGTGTCAGTACGATTGAGCGGGACTAACAGGTGCGCTGACAGCTAGCCCAATTTCTACAAATATAGGTTGAGTCGACTTTCTAATTGTTTGAGTTTCACCGGCTTACTGAGATACTCAGTGGCTCCGGCATTGAGGCAGCGTTCCCGATCTCCCTGCATGGCTAATGCCGTGAGTGCAATAATCGGAATATCGCTCATTTCAAGTGTTTGGCGAATATACTTTGTGGCTTCGAGGCCATCCATAACCGGCATCTGGATGTCCATGATAATGACTTTGGGTTGTAGCGCTGGCAATAATGCAATCGCCTCTTGGCCATTGCGTGCCAACGCTAAACGATATCCTTTTGCGCCTAGATAGTTAGAAAGCGTCATAATATTGGCCTCATCATCTTCCACCAGTAGGATGGCTGGAACATTTGCGGAATGGCTGTTTTTAAGTTTAGGTTCGACAGGAGCCAAAACCTTTGACTGCGACGGTGTTTTGGTTATCCAGGGAAGATAAACGATAAAGGAACTCCCAACATCAACTTCACTGGTGACGGCCACCTGCCCGCCATGTAGTTTTATGATCTGTTTGACCAGCGATAAACCTAAACCGGTTCCTTCATAGCGACGGTTTAAGGCGCTATCGATTTGTACAAAGGGGTTAAAGAGGCTGTCGATATCTTCAGGTGCAACACCAATGCCAGTATCGCTGACCGTGATTTGGAGGTAGCCTTGGGGACACAAACCGGTCGTGTCGGCAACTGATTGGGGATGAACAGTGAATGTAATCCGCCCCGATTCTGGTGTAAATTTGACGGCATTATTGAGCAGACTGATCAGGACTTGCCTGATGCGTTGCCGGTCCATGAGGATTGCTGGTAGGTTAGTTGGAATCGTTGTTTGAATCTGAATTGCTTTGATTTGAGCCTGTTGTTGAACCATTTGCAGGCTGGAATAACATAGCTGTTGAACATCCGTTGGCTCCAGGTTTAATGCCATCTTTCCGGCTGCAATATTGGACAGATCGAGGATGGTATTAATTAATTCCAGCAAGTGAAACCCGCTGTTTTCAATTCTTTTGAGTGTATTCAGTTGCTGAGTATTGATGGCGCCATGGATTTCTTCTCGTAAAATCTCAGTCATCCCCAGCATGACATTGAGTGGGGTGCGGAGTTCGTGACTCATGGTTGCCAAAAACTCATCTTTGATTTGGCTAGCGCGTTTGAGTTCTTGGTTTGAGTGTTCGAGTTGTGCTTCTGCTCGCTTGAGCTGGGTGACGTTGAAACAGACTCCCAGCATTCCGGTTACCGCACCGTCCTGATCCCGAATGGCGGTGCCATAGCCTTTGAGGTAATTCGGTTGCCCATCGGGACACGCGGTACGATAAAGCACTTCGTAAGGCATCGATCGCCCCAAAGCATTTTCATGATGGTTGCCTTCGAATGCCTGACCCACTAATTCTTCCATCAGCAAGATGTCATCGGGGTGAACCGTCGCGCGGAATATACTGTAGTTGAGATCACCCTTGGGAAGATGATGCAAATCGTAAAGCCGATCGTCCCAAAATAACTCGTTGGTCACACTTGACCATTGCCAGTAGCCGAGATCGCCTGATTTTAAGGCGAGGGTTAAACGCTCGGTAACCGCTTGTAAATCGGCTTCAGCCTGTTGGCGATCGCGCACTTCCTGGGACAACTGTGCAGTTCGTTCTTCGACACGTTGCTCAAGGTCATCCCGATGCTGGCGTAAAGCCGTAGTTTGGTTGCGCACAATCTCGGCCATTTCTTCGGCGCGCAGGGTAATGCGTCCAGTGAGTGGCCGCAGCAAAAGTAACATCCCCCCTGTACTCAGGAGAATCAGGACAATTGCAGTGCCACCAATTCGCGAAATTTGTTGTCGTACTGGTGCATAAAGGACTTGGGAGTCAACCTGTGCCACCAGCACCCAGGGTCCGCCAGTCACCGCACTGTAAGCCACTGTGGAAGTTCGCGGCTGCTCGGGCAAAAGCCCAATCGCATTCCGCCCAGCCAATTCAAGCGCCGTTTTCAATCTTGAGTCAACTTGCGTATCCCCATCACGAGTCAATAGAAATTTGGGTTGATTTTGCCAAACAGTACCAAGCAAGAGCTGTCCATCTTTTCCCCAGCCTTCAAAGTCCGCCACAATTTGCTGTAGCTTGTTGGCTTCAAACAGAACAATATCCGTCCCAAGCCGATTTCTACGAGAATTGACGATCGGTGCATACACGACAATATAGTCACGATTGTCAATTTGCATGACTAAGGGCCACACGATTGCCTGCTGTGACTGATGCAGTGGCATGGTCTGCACCGTTGTCGGAATGGTTTTGCCGATTTCAATGACGGGTCGATGCTGATCGTCCAGTCTTGTAATGCCGGCCACGTCAGGATTTGACTGTAAGGCGTCCAGCAGTAAATTTCGGCTCCTTTGTTGGAGTGCAGTGAGTTCAAGTTCACCCCGTTTATAGGCTTCAAGCTGTTGTCGGGCCGTGGTGCGGCTCGCGATTTGGATCGCAATCTGCTCGGCCCGATCTCGATATTCGGCGACTGTACGCACCCGAGAATTCAGCGCATCCAGGAGATTATCTTGCTGTTTTGTTTGTAGATCGCGATGCAGCGGTAGCAAACTAACCACTGCTACGACTGAACTGACCACCAACAATGTCAGGGCCGAATAGCCTAAAATCGCTTGTTGAAGACGACGTATATTCTGCGGTTCAGGAGCCGGAGTGGGACTTGAGTTCATCAGGACAAAAAGTGAGTTCAAAGATTGCAGAAAAGTCACACTTGCAGCATATCTGGAAAGCCAACAAACGCTGCTTCTACATCGCAAACGTTGGCAAGTTCAGCCCACTAGTTCTGTTCAGCCCACCAGTAGCCGGACTAATTGTGAAATAAGGGTGAACAGGAACTGGCCATTGGCGATGATTTTACTACCGTTTTCCCATACCTGTCTCAAATGATTGTATCCAGCTGCTCATAATGTGCCCAGGCTTTTACTTCTTTGACCAATTCACGTTCAATCCCGTGGCGACGATCGGCGAGCTTCTGGGCGATCGACTCGTAGAAGCAGGCGGT comes from the Romeriopsis navalis LEGE 11480 genome and includes:
- a CDS encoding MGMT family protein; its protein translation is MPVQTGGTEFQPQVWQALRMIPPGCVTRYGDLARQLGRPKAIRAVRVTCRECQYD
- a CDS encoding hybrid sensor histidine kinase/response regulator — translated: MNSSPTPAPEPQNIRRLQQAILGYSALTLLVVSSVVAVVSLLPLHRDLQTKQQDNLLDALNSRVRTVAEYRDRAEQIAIQIASRTTARQQLEAYKRGELELTALQQRSRNLLLDALQSNPDVAGITRLDDQHRPVIEIGKTIPTTVQTMPLHQSQQAIVWPLVMQIDNRDYIVVYAPIVNSRRNRLGTDIVLFEANKLQQIVADFEGWGKDGQLLLGTVWQNQPKFLLTRDGDTQVDSRLKTALELAGRNAIGLLPEQPRTSTVAYSAVTGGPWVLVAQVDSQVLYAPVRQQISRIGGTAIVLILLSTGGMLLLLRPLTGRITLRAEEMAEIVRNQTTALRQHRDDLEQRVEERTAQLSQEVRDRQQAEADLQAVTERLTLALKSGDLGYWQWSSVTNELFWDDRLYDLHHLPKGDLNYSIFRATVHPDDILLMEELVGQAFEGNHHENALGRSMPYEVLYRTACPDGQPNYLKGYGTAIRDQDGAVTGMLGVCFNVTQLKRAEAQLEHSNQELKRASQIKDEFLATMSHELRTPLNVMLGMTEILREEIHGAINTQQLNTLKRIENSGFHLLELINTILDLSNIAAGKMALNLEPTDVQQLCYSSLQMVQQQAQIKAIQIQTTIPTNLPAILMDRQRIRQVLISLLNNAVKFTPESGRITFTVHPQSVADTTGLCPQGYLQITVSDTGIGVAPEDIDSLFNPFVQIDSALNRRYEGTGLGLSLVKQIIKLHGGQVAVTSEVDVGSSFIVYLPWITKTPSQSKVLAPVEPKLKNSHSANVPAILLVEDDEANIMTLSNYLGAKGYRLALARNGQEAIALLPALQPKVIIMDIQMPVMDGLEATKYIRQTLEMSDIPIIALTALAMQGDRERCLNAGATEYLSKPVKLKQLESRLNLYL